A window from Leifsonia shinshuensis encodes these proteins:
- a CDS encoding ATP-dependent Clp protease ATP-binding subunit: MPENFTPDGDSANSFDEFLARYLAGERARNARSIDISRFLSRRTQEILAEAGRFALEHGHSELDALHVLRVMAEQEPAADAMRRIGVDPARVAEAAESRLPAPGDVIHADGASITAPLQRTLFHAYQVAQASGATYIDPEHVFFALVIGREAPAGRVLQAAGVTPEALTEAMRQSTTVGGGQAGPEAAEDGSETPMLDQFGTDLTALARDGKLDPVIGRLDEIEQTVEILSRRTKNNPVLVGEAGVGKTAIVEGLARAIVAGDVPEQLQDKKVVSLDLAGMVAGTRYRGDFEERLTKLMDEISDGKDQLIVFIDELHTVVGAGGSGESGGMDAGNILKPRLARGDLHLVGATTLKEYRRIEKDPALERRFQPVTVGEPSIEDAVLILDGLRAAYEEHHGVRYTEDAIRAAVELSDRYISDRFLPDKAIDLIDQAGARLRLSLGKRVDSSALMERLATLESEKNSAVAAEHYEEASRLRDEIESVQRSLDELAAAPRVDAVVGEPEIAGIVSRATGIPVSRVGEADRARLARLESELHERVVGQDDAVVAVAKAVRRNRTGLGDERRPVGSFLFLGPTGVGKTELAKSLAASLFGDEKAMLRFDMSEFGERHTVARLVGAPPGYVGYDEAGQLTERVRRNPYSVVLFDEIEKAHPDVFNLLLQVLDDGRLTDGQGRTVDFRNTVVIMTSNLGSEFLASRSGALGFVPAGSDGFASEKDIRDRVMGKLREAMRPEFLNRIDEIVLFRKLDAVQLRDIVRLLLNATASRLAARDIAFEATDAAVAWIADTGYEPEYGARPLRRVIQREVDDRIAELMVSGELAEGGRVIVDAEAGDLRVAAAPAALPVAA; the protein is encoded by the coding sequence GTGCCTGAGAACTTCACTCCCGACGGTGACAGCGCCAACTCGTTCGACGAGTTCCTCGCGCGGTACCTCGCGGGTGAGCGTGCGCGTAACGCACGCTCCATCGACATCAGCCGCTTCCTCAGCCGGCGCACCCAGGAGATCCTGGCGGAGGCCGGACGGTTCGCGCTGGAGCACGGCCACAGCGAGCTCGACGCGCTGCATGTGCTGCGCGTGATGGCCGAGCAGGAGCCGGCCGCCGACGCCATGCGCCGCATCGGCGTCGACCCCGCGCGGGTCGCCGAGGCGGCCGAGTCGCGTCTGCCCGCCCCGGGCGACGTGATCCACGCGGACGGCGCATCCATCACCGCCCCGCTCCAGCGGACCCTCTTCCACGCGTACCAGGTGGCGCAGGCCTCCGGTGCGACGTACATCGACCCCGAGCACGTCTTCTTCGCGCTCGTGATCGGCCGGGAAGCCCCGGCCGGCCGCGTGCTGCAGGCCGCCGGCGTGACCCCGGAGGCCCTCACCGAGGCCATGCGCCAGAGCACGACCGTCGGCGGCGGCCAGGCGGGCCCCGAGGCCGCCGAGGACGGCTCCGAGACCCCGATGCTCGACCAGTTCGGCACCGACCTGACCGCTCTCGCGCGCGACGGCAAGCTGGACCCGGTCATCGGCCGGCTCGACGAGATCGAGCAGACCGTCGAGATCCTCTCCCGCCGCACCAAGAACAACCCGGTGCTGGTCGGCGAGGCGGGCGTCGGCAAGACGGCGATCGTCGAGGGCCTGGCCCGCGCGATCGTTGCCGGCGACGTGCCCGAGCAGTTGCAGGACAAGAAGGTCGTCTCGCTCGACCTCGCGGGGATGGTCGCAGGGACCCGGTACCGCGGCGACTTCGAAGAGCGGCTCACCAAGCTCATGGACGAGATCAGCGACGGCAAGGACCAGCTGATCGTGTTCATCGACGAGCTGCACACCGTTGTCGGCGCCGGAGGGTCCGGCGAGTCCGGCGGCATGGACGCCGGCAACATCCTCAAGCCGCGCCTTGCCCGCGGCGACCTGCACCTGGTCGGCGCGACCACGCTCAAGGAGTACCGCCGCATCGAGAAGGACCCGGCGCTGGAGCGCCGCTTCCAGCCGGTGACCGTCGGCGAGCCCTCGATCGAGGACGCCGTGCTCATCCTCGACGGCCTCCGCGCCGCCTACGAGGAGCACCACGGCGTGCGCTACACCGAGGACGCGATCCGCGCCGCGGTGGAGCTCTCCGACCGCTACATCTCCGACCGCTTCCTGCCGGACAAGGCCATCGACCTGATCGACCAGGCCGGCGCCCGGCTGCGGCTGTCGCTCGGCAAGCGGGTGGACTCGTCCGCCCTCATGGAGCGCCTGGCCACGCTGGAGTCCGAGAAGAACTCCGCCGTCGCGGCCGAGCACTACGAGGAGGCGTCGCGCCTGCGCGACGAGATCGAGTCGGTTCAGCGGTCGCTGGACGAGCTCGCCGCCGCACCCCGGGTGGATGCGGTGGTCGGCGAGCCGGAGATCGCCGGCATCGTCTCGCGGGCGACCGGCATCCCGGTGTCCCGCGTCGGCGAGGCCGACCGCGCCCGCCTGGCGCGGCTCGAGTCCGAGCTGCACGAGCGCGTGGTGGGTCAGGACGACGCGGTCGTCGCGGTCGCCAAGGCCGTCCGGCGCAACCGCACCGGCCTCGGTGACGAGCGCCGCCCGGTCGGCAGCTTCCTCTTCCTCGGCCCCACGGGCGTGGGCAAGACCGAGCTGGCGAAGTCGCTCGCCGCATCCCTCTTCGGCGACGAGAAGGCCATGCTGCGGTTCGACATGAGCGAGTTCGGCGAGCGTCACACCGTCGCCCGCCTGGTCGGCGCCCCTCCCGGGTACGTCGGCTACGACGAGGCCGGTCAGCTGACCGAGCGCGTGCGCCGCAACCCGTACTCGGTGGTGCTGTTCGACGAGATCGAGAAGGCCCACCCGGACGTCTTCAACCTGCTGCTGCAGGTGCTGGACGACGGGCGCCTGACCGACGGCCAGGGCCGCACGGTCGACTTCCGCAACACGGTGGTCATCATGACCTCGAACCTGGGCTCGGAGTTCCTCGCCAGCCGCAGCGGAGCCCTCGGCTTCGTACCGGCCGGCTCGGACGGCTTCGCGTCGGAGAAGGACATCCGCGACCGCGTGATGGGCAAGCTCCGTGAGGCGATGCGTCCGGAGTTCCTGAACCGCATCGACGAGATCGTGCTGTTCCGCAAGCTCGACGCCGTGCAGCTGCGCGACATCGTCCGCCTGCTGCTGAACGCGACCGCCTCCCGGCTGGCCGCCCGCGACATCGCCTTCGAGGCGACGGATGCGGCGGTCGCCTGGATCGCGGACACGGGCTACGAGCCGGAGTACGGCGCCCGCCCGCTCCGCCGCGTGATCCAGCGCGAGGTCGACGACCGCATCGCCGAGCTGATGGTGAGCGGCGAGCTCGCCGAGGGCGGCCGCGTGATCGTGGACGCCGAGGCCGGCGACCTGCGCGTCGCCGCCGCCCCCGCGGCGCTCCCCGTCGCGGCGTAA
- a CDS encoding transglycosylase domain-containing protein, translated as MPESDRSRLPARLAALDERLEPVKRFELKPARTRGGLIAQFLGLALVAAVLSSLFLLPGFLGVGATAAAGVNDFNALPADLHIQQFAQNSTVYAKQGGQDVPIATFFAQNRQDVSFDQIAQTMKDATVSAEDPRFYTEGAVDIWGTLRGAVATVAGGDVQGGSSITQQYVKNVEVEKCEALTSQKKVQACYADAAGVTLQRKVQEMRYAVEVEKNYSKKDILTGYLNVVGFGGQVYGVQAAAQYYFGTTAAKLDLAQAATLAAILNNPANLRIDEPDNKDNGAANGYALTKARRDYVLDRMYITHTITKQQRDEAKATKITPTITPTTQGCAAAQQYNAAFFCDYVRDVILTDPAYGATADDRLQTLNRGGLKIYTTLNLDLQQVAQASLSKYIPGSRPGIDLGASNVALELGTGRIVTMVQNRAFNNTDTPIDGTTAVNYNTDEDYGGSQGFQTGSTFKAFDLAAWLEAGHSLYETVNASQHLFPTSDFTNTCANIDGPAWPVTNDEGSASRLSVMSATAESVNTAFAEMGTKVDLCSIVNAAKGLGVHPASKSNPWVQTPSMILGVNYISPLTMVTAYAGIANNGTVCTPIAIDRVVNADGTDHKVSKTTCTQGLKPDIAAGVTYALEGVIKGGGTAASANPYDGVPIMAKTGTTDDSLENWLITSTTKVATATWVGNVSGQTPLRSLYFNGVGGGNVKFSIAKPILKAVNALYGGSDFTEPTDAVLYGSQITMPDVTGKQPDVAQKLLDGLGLDVTVDPNPVPSDQPAGTVAASDPAAGASLEDGDSVTLTVSNGQGAAASTNPAPGGGTTPTPKPTGKKKGG; from the coding sequence GTGCCCGAATCCGATCGATCCCGCCTGCCCGCACGCCTGGCCGCCCTCGATGAGCGGCTCGAGCCCGTCAAGCGCTTCGAGCTGAAGCCCGCACGCACCCGCGGAGGGCTGATCGCCCAGTTCCTGGGCCTCGCCCTGGTCGCCGCCGTGCTCAGCTCGCTGTTCCTGCTGCCCGGCTTCCTGGGAGTCGGCGCAACAGCGGCCGCCGGCGTCAACGACTTCAATGCGCTGCCGGCCGACCTGCACATCCAGCAGTTCGCGCAGAACTCGACCGTCTACGCCAAGCAGGGCGGCCAGGATGTGCCCATCGCCACCTTCTTCGCGCAGAACCGGCAGGACGTCTCGTTCGACCAGATCGCGCAGACCATGAAGGATGCGACCGTCTCGGCCGAGGACCCGCGCTTCTACACCGAGGGGGCCGTCGACATCTGGGGCACGCTGCGCGGCGCCGTCGCCACCGTGGCCGGGGGAGACGTGCAGGGCGGCTCGTCGATCACGCAGCAGTACGTGAAGAACGTCGAGGTCGAGAAGTGCGAGGCTCTGACCAGCCAGAAGAAGGTCCAGGCGTGCTACGCGGATGCGGCCGGCGTCACCCTGCAGCGCAAGGTGCAGGAGATGCGCTACGCCGTCGAGGTGGAGAAGAACTACAGCAAGAAGGACATCCTCACCGGTTACCTCAACGTCGTCGGCTTCGGCGGCCAGGTCTACGGCGTGCAGGCGGCCGCGCAGTACTACTTCGGCACGACCGCCGCGAAGCTCGACCTCGCCCAGGCTGCCACGCTCGCGGCCATCCTGAACAACCCGGCGAATCTGCGGATCGACGAGCCCGACAACAAGGACAACGGCGCCGCCAACGGCTACGCGCTGACCAAGGCGCGCCGCGACTACGTGCTCGACCGCATGTACATCACGCACACCATCACCAAGCAGCAGCGCGACGAGGCGAAGGCCACGAAGATCACGCCGACGATCACGCCGACGACCCAGGGATGCGCGGCCGCGCAGCAGTACAACGCCGCCTTCTTCTGCGACTACGTGCGCGACGTCATCCTGACCGATCCGGCCTACGGAGCGACCGCGGACGACCGCCTGCAGACCCTCAACCGCGGCGGACTGAAGATCTACACGACGCTCAACCTCGACCTGCAGCAGGTCGCGCAGGCGTCGCTGAGCAAGTACATCCCCGGATCCCGTCCCGGCATCGACCTCGGCGCGTCCAACGTCGCGCTCGAGCTGGGCACCGGGCGCATCGTGACGATGGTGCAGAACCGCGCCTTCAACAACACGGACACGCCCATCGACGGCACGACCGCGGTGAACTACAACACGGACGAGGACTACGGAGGCTCGCAGGGCTTCCAGACCGGATCGACGTTCAAGGCGTTCGACCTGGCGGCGTGGCTGGAGGCGGGCCACAGCCTGTACGAGACGGTGAACGCATCGCAGCACCTGTTCCCGACGTCCGACTTCACAAACACCTGCGCGAACATCGACGGTCCGGCCTGGCCGGTCACCAACGACGAGGGCTCGGCGAGCCGCCTCTCGGTGATGTCCGCCACAGCGGAGTCGGTCAACACCGCGTTCGCGGAGATGGGCACCAAGGTCGACCTCTGCTCGATCGTGAACGCCGCGAAGGGGCTCGGCGTGCATCCCGCGTCGAAGAGCAACCCGTGGGTGCAGACGCCGTCGATGATCCTCGGCGTCAACTACATCTCGCCGCTCACCATGGTCACCGCCTACGCCGGCATCGCCAACAACGGCACGGTGTGCACCCCGATCGCGATCGACCGCGTGGTCAACGCCGACGGCACCGACCACAAGGTCAGCAAGACGACCTGCACCCAGGGGCTGAAGCCCGACATCGCGGCGGGCGTGACGTACGCCCTGGAGGGCGTGATCAAGGGCGGCGGCACCGCCGCCAGCGCCAACCCGTACGACGGCGTCCCCATCATGGCGAAGACCGGCACGACCGACGACTCCCTCGAGAACTGGCTGATCACGTCCACCACCAAGGTCGCGACGGCAACCTGGGTCGGGAACGTGTCGGGGCAGACGCCGCTCCGCTCGCTTTACTTCAACGGGGTCGGCGGCGGCAACGTCAAGTTCTCGATCGCGAAGCCCATCCTGAAGGCGGTCAACGCGCTGTACGGCGGTTCCGACTTCACCGAACCGACCGACGCCGTGCTCTACGGCAGCCAGATCACCATGCCGGACGTCACCGGCAAGCAGCCCGACGTCGCGCAGAAGCTGCTGGACGGACTGGGCCTCGACGTGACCGTCGACCCGAACCCGGTGCCGAGCGACCAGCCCGCTGGAACGGTCGCGGCGAGCGACCCGGCGGCCGGCGCATCGCTCGAGGACGGCGACTCGGTGACGCTCACCGTGAGCAACGGGCAGGGCGCGGCCGCCTCGACCAACCCGGCACCCGGCGGCGGGACCACGCCGACACCGAAGCCGACCGGCAAGAAGAAGGGCGGCTGA
- a CDS encoding cyanamide hydratase, whose protein sequence is MRISDFERPDTAAARAAVQIATTYHTPSLLNHVERSWLWAEGFAVLRGLDADHELLFVSALLHDLGIVPEFDNATLAYEDAAGHVAIALTAGAGWEPERRVRAHEVIVRHNWPEVDPAMDAEGHLLEIATALDISGARADDLPLDFRREVLTAYPRLELAAEFGACVADQAERKPGTSARRLVDGGVQRKLRDNPLERILEG, encoded by the coding sequence ATGCGCATCTCCGACTTCGAACGCCCGGACACGGCCGCGGCCCGCGCCGCCGTCCAGATCGCGACGACGTATCACACGCCCTCGCTGCTCAACCACGTGGAGCGGTCGTGGCTGTGGGCCGAAGGCTTCGCCGTGCTGCGCGGCCTCGACGCCGACCACGAGCTGCTCTTCGTGTCGGCCCTGCTGCACGACCTCGGCATCGTGCCCGAGTTCGACAACGCGACGCTCGCCTACGAGGACGCCGCCGGTCACGTCGCGATCGCGCTGACCGCGGGCGCCGGGTGGGAGCCGGAGCGCCGGGTCCGCGCCCACGAGGTGATCGTGCGGCACAACTGGCCCGAGGTCGACCCGGCGATGGATGCGGAGGGCCACCTGCTCGAGATCGCCACCGCCCTCGACATCTCCGGCGCCCGCGCCGACGACCTGCCGCTCGACTTCCGCCGGGAGGTGCTCACCGCCTACCCGCGGCTCGAGCTCGCGGCCGAGTTCGGCGCGTGCGTCGCCGACCAGGCCGAACGGAAGCCCGGCACCTCGGCGCGCCGCCTCGTCGACGGCGGCGTGCAGCGGAAGCTCCGCGACAACCCGCTGGAACGTATCCTCGAAGGGTGA
- a CDS encoding DUF1905 domain-containing protein yields the protein MAGYRYEFEAELFRWASRRELWVFAQLPPDVSEEIRLQPHPPAGFDSVKVVVTLGGSRWSTSIFPQADGSYVVPIKGAVRRAEGVELGDRVRIGVETLL from the coding sequence ATGGCCGGTTATCGCTACGAGTTCGAGGCGGAGCTGTTCCGCTGGGCGTCCCGCCGCGAGCTGTGGGTGTTCGCGCAGCTGCCGCCGGACGTGTCGGAGGAGATCCGGCTGCAGCCGCATCCACCGGCCGGGTTCGACTCCGTGAAGGTGGTCGTCACCCTGGGCGGCTCGCGCTGGTCGACGTCGATCTTCCCGCAGGCCGACGGCAGCTATGTCGTCCCGATCAAGGGCGCGGTGCGCCGCGCGGAGGGCGTCGAGCTCGGCGACCGGGTGCGGATCGGCGTCGAGACGCTGCTCTGA
- a CDS encoding type I restriction endonuclease, translating to MEFAEVLAAMAQKVANQREAIHTEEATKNAFVMPFISNVLGYDVFDPLEVVPEFTADVGIKRGEKIDYAIVRDGEVQMLIEAKKSTEPLTIENASQLYRYFAVTNARVAVLTNGQVYQFYTDLDAPNRMDDKPFLVLDLLDIDETLIPELRKLTKDAFDLDSVINAAGELKYIGQIKRALSAQFREPEDEWIRFFISRVYDGSITARVREQFAPLVIKATKQFLNDQANERLKSALGGSSYATADAAPGEVVTSQPAADDDLNRDTEIETTLEELEGYQIVKAIACSEVKPQRVAQRDSKSYFAVLLDDNNRKPVARLHFNGKSKKYLGLFDEDKNETRHEIASLDEIYRFADDIRETVRRYA from the coding sequence ATGGAGTTTGCAGAAGTCCTCGCGGCGATGGCGCAGAAAGTCGCCAATCAGCGCGAAGCGATTCACACAGAAGAAGCGACCAAGAACGCTTTCGTGATGCCGTTCATCTCGAACGTCTTGGGATATGACGTCTTCGACCCACTGGAGGTCGTGCCTGAATTCACGGCCGATGTTGGCATCAAGCGCGGCGAGAAGATCGACTATGCGATCGTCCGCGACGGCGAAGTGCAGATGCTCATCGAGGCGAAGAAGTCGACGGAGCCGTTGACCATCGAGAACGCCTCACAGCTCTACCGCTACTTCGCTGTGACCAACGCTCGAGTCGCCGTCCTGACGAACGGCCAGGTGTACCAGTTCTACACCGACCTCGACGCGCCGAACCGCATGGACGACAAGCCCTTCCTGGTTCTCGACCTGCTCGATATCGACGAGACCTTGATTCCCGAGCTGCGCAAGCTCACCAAGGACGCTTTCGACCTCGACTCGGTGATCAACGCCGCAGGCGAGCTGAAGTACATCGGACAGATCAAGCGAGCCCTCTCTGCGCAGTTCCGCGAGCCCGAAGACGAGTGGATCCGGTTCTTCATCAGCCGCGTCTATGACGGCTCCATCACCGCACGGGTGCGTGAGCAGTTCGCCCCGCTGGTGATCAAGGCGACGAAGCAGTTCCTGAACGATCAGGCCAACGAGCGGCTGAAGTCGGCGCTGGGCGGATCCAGCTACGCAACCGCGGATGCGGCACCGGGTGAGGTCGTGACCAGTCAGCCCGCCGCCGATGATGACCTCAATCGCGACACGGAGATCGAGACGACCCTCGAGGAGCTCGAGGGCTACCAGATCGTCAAGGCGATCGCCTGCAGCGAGGTTAAGCCACAGCGGGTGGCGCAGCGCGACTCGAAGTCGTACTTCGCCGTCCTGCTGGACGACAACAATCGCAAGCCCGTTGCGCGGCTCCACTTCAACGGGAAGTCCAAGAAGTACCTGGGACTCTTCGACGAAGACAAGAACGAGACGAGGCACGAGATCGCGTCGCTGGACGAGATCTACCGCTTCGCGGACGACATCAGGGAGACAGTCCGGCGTTACGCCTGA
- a CDS encoding DUF1345 domain-containing protein — protein sequence MSQSAPVRRPVVVLGLVASLLAQLAMIVVGVWLVVLSEDDATTLELLATWCGIGTLYLVVVLIVLGRVARRPALSDARPARWETSRIARLISMVATILSSLIGLTAAIQVLALHNDPQIGSVTDFVGVWSMLLAWGFLHWGFSQIYYQRYFAAPEPMLRFPHPEGTPAPVPRFVDFVYFAYTLGTTFAASDVEVLATRMRWTIVWHSVLSYFFNGLIIVLALNTIMSGTR from the coding sequence ATGTCGCAGAGCGCGCCCGTGCGGCGGCCGGTGGTCGTCCTGGGCCTCGTCGCGAGCCTCCTGGCCCAGCTGGCGATGATCGTCGTCGGGGTGTGGCTGGTCGTGCTCTCCGAGGACGACGCCACGACGCTGGAACTGCTCGCCACCTGGTGCGGGATCGGCACGCTCTACCTCGTCGTCGTGCTGATCGTGCTGGGCCGTGTGGCGCGGCGGCCGGCGCTGTCCGATGCGCGGCCGGCCCGGTGGGAGACCAGCCGCATCGCCCGCCTGATCTCGATGGTCGCCACCATCCTCTCCAGCCTGATCGGCCTCACCGCGGCGATCCAGGTGCTCGCCCTGCACAACGACCCGCAGATCGGATCGGTCACCGATTTCGTCGGGGTGTGGTCGATGCTCCTCGCGTGGGGGTTCCTGCACTGGGGCTTCTCGCAGATCTACTACCAGCGGTACTTCGCGGCCCCGGAGCCGATGCTGCGCTTCCCGCATCCCGAGGGCACGCCCGCGCCGGTCCCGCGTTTCGTCGACTTCGTGTACTTCGCCTACACGCTCGGCACCACGTTCGCCGCCTCCGACGTCGAGGTGCTGGCGACGCGGATGCGCTGGACCATCGTCTGGCACTCGGTGCTCAGCTACTTCTTCAACGGCCTGATCATCGTGCTCGCCCTGAACACGATCATGTCGGGGACGCGCTAG
- a CDS encoding 3-methyladenine DNA glycosylase, which yields MIAVSPAPVVLSADVWRERERAHAERADALTADHRARAARGEKHPVWDFLFTYYSYSPAQLRRWHPGAGVELADAAGDARASWRWYAPGASTGSLVVDRPAMEAEKAPLLRTVERILRSTASRPGRFGCFGLHEWAMVYRQEEHRHPVPLRLGREATDAVVESHELRCTHIDAFRFFTSDAVPLNRFAPTRETQPELEQPGCLHAGMDVYKWAMKLGPLVPGEVLLDAFELARDIRLLDMQASPYDMRPWGAEPVAIETAEGKAEYVRRQRAFAERSNALRARILDIWPGVEQAAA from the coding sequence GTGATCGCCGTATCCCCCGCCCCCGTCGTGCTCTCCGCCGACGTGTGGCGGGAGCGCGAGCGCGCCCACGCCGAGCGGGCCGACGCGCTCACGGCGGACCATCGGGCGCGGGCGGCCCGCGGCGAGAAGCACCCGGTGTGGGACTTCCTCTTCACCTACTACTCGTACTCGCCCGCGCAGCTGCGGCGCTGGCATCCCGGCGCCGGTGTCGAACTGGCCGACGCGGCAGGCGACGCGCGCGCGTCCTGGCGCTGGTACGCGCCCGGCGCATCCACCGGCTCGCTCGTCGTCGACCGGCCCGCCATGGAGGCGGAGAAGGCGCCGCTGCTGCGGACCGTCGAGCGCATCCTCCGCTCCACCGCGTCGCGGCCAGGACGGTTCGGCTGCTTCGGGCTGCACGAGTGGGCGATGGTGTACCGGCAGGAAGAGCACCGGCATCCCGTCCCGCTGCGGCTCGGGCGGGAGGCGACGGACGCCGTGGTGGAGTCGCACGAGCTGCGCTGCACGCACATCGACGCGTTCCGCTTCTTCACGTCCGACGCGGTGCCGCTCAACCGGTTCGCGCCCACCCGTGAGACGCAGCCGGAGCTGGAGCAGCCGGGCTGCCTGCACGCCGGGATGGACGTCTACAAGTGGGCGATGAAGCTCGGCCCGCTGGTGCCCGGCGAGGTGCTGCTCGACGCGTTCGAGCTCGCCCGCGACATCCGGCTGCTCGACATGCAGGCGTCGCCGTACGACATGCGGCCGTGGGGCGCCGAGCCGGTCGCGATCGAGACCGCCGAGGGCAAGGCGGAGTACGTCCGCCGGCAGCGCGCCTTCGCCGAGCGGTCGAACGCGCTGCGGGCGCGCATCCTCGACATCTGGCCGGGCGTGGAGCAGGCCGCCGCCTAG
- a CDS encoding (deoxy)nucleoside triphosphate pyrophosphohydrolase: MQPLLVVAAVLRDGDRVLACRRAPGKDAAGRWEFPGGKVEAGETPEAALEREIAEELGVRIHVGALLDRTVTTRAQGRPIDLACYACGLDGDVPVASTDHDELRWVALEHLSTLEWAEADLAAVAVLTREVV; this comes from the coding sequence GTGCAGCCCCTCCTCGTCGTCGCCGCGGTCCTCCGCGACGGCGACCGCGTGCTGGCCTGCCGCCGCGCGCCCGGCAAGGACGCCGCCGGGCGCTGGGAGTTCCCCGGCGGCAAGGTGGAGGCGGGCGAGACGCCGGAGGCCGCGCTGGAGCGCGAGATCGCCGAGGAGCTCGGGGTGCGCATCCACGTCGGGGCTCTGCTCGACCGCACGGTGACGACGCGCGCCCAGGGCCGGCCGATCGACCTGGCCTGCTACGCCTGCGGGCTGGACGGCGACGTCCCGGTCGCGAGCACCGACCACGACGAACTGCGCTGGGTCGCCCTCGAGCACCTGAGCACGCTGGAATGGGCCGAGGCGGACCTCGCCGCGGTCGCCGTCCTGACCCGGGAGGTCGTATGA
- a CDS encoding alcohol dehydrogenase catalytic domain-containing protein translates to MRALYYERFGGPVEVGTLADPAVPDGGAVIRVEASGLCRSDWHAWAGHDDSVALPHVPGHEFAGVVEAVGRGVTRWRAGDRVTAPFVNGCGECEWCLSGQAQVCPRQTQPGFTQWGSHAQLVAVRAADTNLVRVPDGLSSDAAASLGCRFATAYRAVTARARIQPGEWLAVYGAGGVGLSAVMIAAALGARVVAVDRAPAALELAARLGAESTVPAGWEAPALVTELTNGGAHASIDAVGSAETASSSIRSLRRRGRHVQVGLLASAVPELPLGRVIAWELDVLGSHGMAAADYPAMLDLVAAGRLRPQELVGRSVGFAEAARLLETADSAPPTGIAVLHPAG, encoded by the coding sequence ATGAGGGCCCTGTACTACGAGCGCTTCGGCGGGCCGGTCGAGGTCGGCACGCTCGCCGACCCGGCGGTGCCGGACGGCGGCGCCGTCATCCGGGTGGAGGCGTCGGGGCTGTGCCGGAGCGACTGGCACGCCTGGGCGGGCCACGACGACTCCGTCGCGCTGCCGCACGTTCCAGGCCACGAGTTCGCGGGCGTGGTCGAGGCCGTCGGCCGCGGCGTGACCCGCTGGCGCGCCGGCGATCGGGTCACGGCGCCGTTCGTGAACGGCTGCGGCGAGTGCGAGTGGTGCCTCTCCGGCCAGGCGCAGGTGTGCCCGCGGCAGACGCAGCCGGGCTTCACGCAGTGGGGGTCGCACGCGCAGCTGGTCGCGGTGCGCGCCGCCGACACGAACCTGGTGCGCGTGCCGGACGGCCTCTCGTCGGACGCGGCGGCGAGCCTCGGCTGCCGCTTCGCGACGGCGTACCGCGCGGTCACGGCGCGGGCACGCATCCAGCCCGGGGAATGGCTCGCTGTCTACGGCGCCGGCGGAGTGGGCCTCAGCGCCGTGATGATCGCGGCCGCCCTCGGTGCGCGCGTCGTCGCGGTCGACCGCGCCCCCGCCGCGCTGGAGCTCGCGGCGCGGCTCGGGGCCGAGAGCACCGTCCCGGCGGGATGGGAGGCGCCCGCGCTCGTGACCGAGCTCACGAACGGCGGTGCCCACGCCTCGATCGACGCGGTGGGATCCGCGGAGACAGCGTCGTCGAGCATCCGGTCGCTCCGGCGGCGCGGCCGCCACGTGCAGGTCGGCCTGCTCGCCTCGGCCGTCCCCGAGCTGCCGCTCGGCCGCGTGATCGCCTGGGAGCTGGACGTGCTCGGCAGTCACGGCATGGCCGCCGCCGACTACCCCGCCATGCTCGACCTGGTCGCCGCCGGCCGCCTGCGCCCGCAGGAGCTCGTCGGCCGCTCTGTCGGCTTCGCCGAGGCCGCGCGGCTGCTGGAGACCGCCGACTCCGCGCCCCCGACGGGCATCGCGGTGCTGCATCCGGCAGGATGA